From a region of the Listeria monocytogenes ATCC 19117 genome:
- a CDS encoding MMPL family transporter produces MKWIMKLRWAILAFWLAAAVVLMIIAPPMADLVREKGELKLPDGYPSSLATEMQKKHNPDDKGSAYIAVYTADHKLTGTELNDIQDSLNSIEKDKDELHVTNVLSSFNQPELKDKFLSKDGKTMVASLTVDDTDASVKSIRNALDKKMDVNGVDTYLTGNKLIQEDVVQGSEDGLHKTEGITVVFILVVLFLVFRSAVAPFIPLVTVGISYLVAQSTVAFLIDIFNFPVSTYTQIFMVCIMFGIGTDYCILLMSRFKEEMGAGLNPREAVHATYRTAGKTVIYSGVAVLVAFTSLYFVQFDLYRSAVAVGVGIVVLLAALYTLVPFFMSTLGTHLFWPLNKNISHKENKIWGAAGKFTFARPWIALLIVAAITLPPILLHTGTESFNSLDEISDKYPSKKGFEIVSDSFGAGQVAPTQIFIENDDNMRTTDYIAQIEKISDDLSHLKGIDMVMSASRPAGKRVDDIYIKNQAGQVNDGVGQATDGVGEVKKGLDSASSELKKSEPALDKAVAGVSDLQKGTVATQEGINQLQTALAQIQTGIESGATGAGDLKQGVAEAKSQLATLQNGEAQIQAGYVEIQKNLQNVADQLKGFEDPSSQAIDTSKLEEQFKKIGASFQAFAAAHPEVRNDPRFQKLAADIQGLETAGNELKTSAGQQMAALQAKMKELNQGIQQLATAMNQLNEQSKQISDGLSAFSTGLGQIETGLDQLEKGLNQAADGQGQVVSKMPEISNALTQIAAGQGALKDGFAGISGQMGQLTDGLTSGADGLGKVESGLNTANGLIDDWSKVPYASSGIYVPDALLKNADFQKVLDQYISSDGKLATINVILTKNPYSNEAMDSIDDINEQLSASMKGTKLENAKIGIGGMTSANYDTRDMSTADYHLVLVIVLASVFVTLVIVLRSLVMPIYLIASLVLTYFAALGFAEIIFMRILGYSGLTWATPFFGFVVLVALGIDYSIFLMSRFNEYNGLSVRDRMIKAMKNMGGVIFSAVIILGGTFAAMMPAGVLSLLEIATVVLIGLVLYAVVILPLFVPVMVKLFGRGNWWPFITRKGDHQENVPPKK; encoded by the coding sequence ATGAAATGGATTATGAAACTCCGCTGGGCCATTTTAGCATTTTGGCTTGCAGCAGCAGTCGTACTAATGATTATTGCACCACCCATGGCAGATCTTGTACGCGAAAAAGGCGAATTAAAGCTGCCTGATGGCTATCCGTCATCACTAGCAACGGAAATGCAAAAGAAACATAATCCAGATGACAAGGGTTCAGCTTACATCGCTGTTTATACTGCCGACCATAAGTTAACTGGAACAGAATTAAACGATATTCAGGATTCACTCAACTCTATCGAAAAAGATAAAGACGAACTTCATGTAACAAACGTGTTATCTAGTTTTAACCAACCAGAACTTAAAGATAAGTTCTTATCAAAAGATGGTAAAACAATGGTAGCAAGTTTAACCGTAGATGATACGGATGCCTCGGTTAAAAGCATACGTAACGCATTAGATAAGAAAATGGATGTAAATGGTGTTGATACGTATTTAACAGGTAATAAACTAATTCAAGAAGATGTAGTTCAAGGATCTGAAGACGGTTTACATAAAACAGAAGGCATCACCGTTGTCTTTATTTTAGTTGTATTATTCCTTGTATTCCGCTCAGCAGTGGCACCGTTTATTCCACTTGTAACAGTGGGAATTAGTTACCTCGTTGCGCAAAGCACGGTAGCATTCTTAATTGATATCTTTAATTTCCCAGTCTCTACATACACGCAAATCTTTATGGTTTGTATTATGTTCGGAATTGGGACAGACTATTGTATTCTCTTAATGAGTCGATTTAAAGAAGAAATGGGTGCCGGTCTCAATCCACGAGAAGCTGTTCATGCAACGTATCGTACAGCAGGAAAAACAGTCATTTATAGTGGTGTAGCTGTTCTCGTAGCATTTACTTCGCTATATTTTGTACAATTTGATTTATATCGTTCCGCAGTAGCAGTCGGCGTTGGGATTGTCGTTTTACTTGCCGCGTTGTACACGCTCGTACCATTCTTTATGAGCACACTCGGAACCCATTTATTCTGGCCGTTAAATAAAAATATTAGCCATAAAGAAAATAAAATTTGGGGCGCTGCTGGTAAATTCACTTTTGCAAGACCGTGGATTGCTTTATTAATCGTTGCAGCTATCACGTTGCCGCCAATCTTATTGCATACAGGAACAGAATCATTTAACTCATTAGACGAAATTAGTGACAAATATCCTTCCAAAAAAGGTTTTGAAATCGTATCGGACAGTTTCGGAGCAGGCCAAGTAGCGCCAACACAAATTTTTATCGAAAATGACGATAATATGCGAACTACAGATTACATCGCGCAAATTGAAAAAATTTCCGATGATTTATCTCATTTAAAAGGCATCGATATGGTTATGAGTGCCTCACGTCCAGCCGGAAAACGGGTAGATGACATTTACATTAAAAACCAAGCCGGACAAGTAAATGACGGTGTTGGTCAAGCAACTGATGGCGTAGGGGAAGTGAAAAAAGGACTAGATTCAGCAAGTTCAGAACTCAAAAAATCCGAGCCCGCCTTGGATAAAGCTGTTGCAGGAGTGAGCGATTTACAAAAAGGCACTGTCGCAACACAAGAAGGAATTAACCAACTACAAACAGCACTCGCACAAATCCAAACAGGCATTGAAAGCGGAGCAACTGGTGCTGGTGATTTAAAACAAGGCGTAGCAGAAGCCAAATCACAACTAGCTACGTTACAAAATGGAGAAGCGCAAATCCAAGCAGGATACGTAGAAATTCAGAAAAACCTACAAAACGTAGCTGACCAACTAAAAGGCTTTGAAGACCCTAGCTCTCAAGCAATTGATACTTCCAAACTTGAAGAGCAATTCAAAAAAATTGGTGCTTCTTTCCAAGCGTTCGCAGCAGCGCATCCAGAAGTGAGAAATGACCCTCGTTTCCAAAAACTAGCCGCAGATATTCAAGGCTTAGAAACAGCTGGTAACGAACTGAAAACCTCTGCTGGACAACAAATGGCAGCACTTCAAGCAAAAATGAAAGAACTAAATCAAGGTATTCAACAACTCGCAACAGCGATGAATCAATTAAACGAGCAGTCCAAACAAATCTCTGATGGACTTAGCGCTTTTAGTACAGGACTTGGTCAAATCGAAACAGGACTTGATCAATTAGAAAAAGGTCTCAATCAAGCCGCAGATGGTCAAGGACAAGTTGTTTCCAAAATGCCGGAAATCTCTAATGCACTAACGCAAATCGCTGCTGGACAAGGTGCCCTAAAAGATGGCTTTGCAGGCATTAGCGGTCAAATGGGTCAATTAACAGATGGCTTAACTTCTGGCGCAGACGGCCTAGGTAAAGTAGAAAGTGGGCTAAACACAGCGAATGGACTTATCGATGATTGGTCAAAAGTTCCTTACGCAAGTTCCGGAATTTATGTACCGGATGCCCTACTAAAAAATGCTGATTTCCAAAAAGTATTAGATCAATACATCTCTTCTGATGGAAAACTGGCAACGATTAATGTGATTTTGACGAAAAATCCATATTCCAATGAAGCGATGGATTCAATTGATGACATTAATGAACAACTCTCAGCTAGCATGAAAGGAACAAAACTGGAAAATGCGAAAATTGGTATAGGTGGAATGACGAGTGCCAATTACGATACGAGAGATATGTCAACAGCTGACTATCATTTGGTTCTTGTAATCGTTCTAGCGAGTGTTTTCGTGACACTTGTTATCGTCTTGCGTTCTCTAGTAATGCCAATTTATCTGATTGCATCACTCGTATTAACGTACTTTGCTGCACTTGGGTTCGCAGAAATTATCTTCATGCGAATTCTTGGATACAGTGGTCTAACGTGGGCAACACCGTTCTTCGGATTTGTAGTACTCGTCGCGCTCGGTATCGATTATTCGATCTTCTTGATGTCAAGATTTAACGAATACAACGGACTTTCTGTACGCGATAGAATGATAAAAGCCATGAAAAATATGGGTGGCGTTATCTTCTCAGCGGTCATTATCCTCGGTGGAACATTCGCCGCAATGATGCCAGCTGGCGTGCTTTCCTTACTCGAAATTGCGACGGTCGTTTTAATCGGCTTAGTACTCTATGCCGTCGTTATTTTACCACTCTTCGTTCCAGTAATGGTTAAACTATTCGGACGTGGCAACTGGTGGCCATTTATTACAAGAAAAGGCGACCATCAAGAAAACGTACCACCGAAAAAATAA
- a CDS encoding ABC transporter permease, with the protein MKRSALWKDIYREIWRSKSRFISIFMLIMLGVAFFSGLKATGPDMLLTADNYFNKYELANFNVQSTYGLDETDKEALEDISGVAQVELGYTADTLMKDKNIVTKLFSNSESDNLNQYKIASGRLPEKSGEIALDDNDLVHKNVKIGDEVTFVKSDGNKLTNTLKKSTYKVVGFVSSPAYIQKSERGSSTVGKGKTDAFGVIPEQDFDLPEYTIANLTFNNLAAKQAFSDEYVSTEEKDKKSVEKALADQPEKRLNKIKTKEQKKLDDATAEINKGKAELQENEAKLANAKAQLEEGFSEYNAAKASYDAKIKHGEAEIANGEAELRSAKKQLDTAKTQIDQGETALSQAEMELEEGRAAWEDANNLLNTANGYLRSAKSTLENALKQPDLTDFELDRNSLTNSFQMLASELDLSSAERAEYENAMNQLLDDYENGNISDAEIREALNAALAQVGNAENEYQSARATLDAEKQKIEQGEQTLAAKKQELQQAKTAYQEGLAKYQAGLEKISQAKQQLADGKETGSTELQSALAKLNVGQAEYEKNLALFEKEKAKAEGKLASAEKEVKIGQEKLDALKLPKYYVLDRNDNPGYSEYKENADRLTSLSTAFPIFFFLIAALVCLTTMTRMVEEQRTQIGTLKAFGYSNGSIILKYLVYGSTASIIGSVLGILIGFQFFPNIIFNAYKSMYEMPPVDIGFYWSYSLLSLFVALFCTTFTAYVACRAELRANAATLMRPKAPKIGKRIFLERISFIWKRMNFTSKVTARNLFRYKQRMLMTVLGVAGCTALILTGFGLRNSISDIAKMQYGQIMKYDAAIYQDMSAPPAAKETFDEIMNDSNIKSKLAMSQTNIETVKSGQSAQTTSIIVPKNLNELPDYIVLRDRASHTTEKLTDDGAIITEKLAKLFDVKPGDTITVKNAENDKFQIKVSAITENYAMHYIYMTKSYYQQVFKEKPTYNLDLLMLKDTSEKVESNFAEKLTDSKAILNVTFSNNVSSLLNETLDSLNIVIVVLITSAALLAFVVLYNLTNINVSERIRELSTIKVLGFYPKEVTMYVYRENIILTLMGIAAGFVLGFFLHRFIITTAEVDQMMFSPAISWTSYLFSGILTLVFATVVMVVMHIKLKRIDMIEALKSVE; encoded by the coding sequence TAATTTAAATCAATACAAGATAGCTAGTGGCCGTTTACCAGAAAAATCAGGGGAAATTGCACTGGATGACAATGACCTTGTTCATAAAAATGTCAAAATCGGCGACGAAGTAACTTTTGTTAAAAGTGATGGAAATAAGTTAACTAACACGCTAAAAAAATCAACTTATAAAGTAGTTGGCTTCGTTAGCTCACCAGCTTACATCCAGAAATCTGAACGTGGCTCGAGCACGGTTGGAAAAGGAAAAACAGATGCCTTTGGTGTGATTCCAGAACAGGATTTTGATTTACCAGAATACACTATTGCTAATCTTACTTTTAACAATTTAGCAGCAAAACAAGCTTTTAGTGACGAATATGTATCCACCGAAGAAAAAGATAAGAAAAGCGTCGAAAAAGCTTTAGCAGACCAACCAGAAAAAAGATTAAATAAAATCAAGACGAAGGAACAAAAGAAATTAGACGATGCAACAGCAGAAATTAACAAAGGAAAAGCAGAACTACAGGAAAATGAAGCTAAACTTGCAAATGCCAAAGCACAATTAGAAGAAGGATTTTCTGAATATAATGCTGCCAAAGCAAGCTATGACGCCAAAATCAAGCATGGCGAAGCAGAGATTGCAAACGGTGAAGCAGAACTAAGAAGCGCAAAAAAACAACTTGATACCGCAAAAACACAGATTGACCAAGGCGAAACAGCTCTTTCACAAGCTGAGATGGAATTAGAAGAAGGTAGAGCGGCTTGGGAAGATGCCAATAATCTTCTTAATACAGCAAATGGTTATTTGCGAAGTGCTAAGTCGACATTAGAAAATGCTTTAAAACAACCAGATTTAACTGATTTTGAGCTAGACCGGAACAGCTTAACAAATTCATTTCAAATGCTTGCATCAGAACTTGATTTATCAAGTGCAGAGCGCGCTGAATATGAAAATGCGATGAATCAGTTACTAGATGATTATGAAAATGGCAATATTAGTGATGCGGAAATTAGGGAAGCCTTAAACGCGGCACTTGCGCAAGTTGGTAACGCTGAAAATGAATACCAATCCGCCAGAGCCACTTTAGACGCTGAAAAACAAAAAATAGAACAAGGCGAACAAACTTTAGCTGCAAAAAAACAAGAACTTCAACAAGCAAAAACTGCCTACCAAGAAGGTCTTGCTAAATATCAAGCAGGTTTAGAAAAAATTTCGCAAGCAAAACAACAACTCGCTGATGGAAAAGAAACAGGTTCCACAGAACTACAAAGCGCACTTGCTAAATTAAACGTAGGTCAAGCGGAATACGAAAAAAATCTCGCTTTGTTTGAAAAAGAGAAAGCAAAAGCAGAAGGCAAGCTAGCTAGCGCCGAAAAAGAGGTTAAAATCGGTCAAGAAAAACTAGATGCGCTCAAACTTCCAAAATATTATGTCCTTGATCGAAACGACAATCCAGGCTACAGCGAATATAAAGAAAATGCAGATCGTTTAACCTCGTTATCAACCGCATTCCCAATTTTCTTCTTCCTAATCGCTGCGCTCGTTTGTTTGACGACGATGACGCGGATGGTAGAGGAACAAAGAACACAAATTGGAACGTTGAAAGCATTTGGTTATTCTAATGGTAGCATTATTTTGAAATACCTCGTATATGGTTCTACCGCGAGTATAATCGGGAGCGTTCTTGGAATATTAATTGGATTCCAGTTTTTCCCGAATATCATTTTTAACGCCTATAAATCGATGTATGAAATGCCACCAGTGGATATTGGCTTTTACTGGAGCTACAGTTTGCTATCCTTATTTGTTGCGTTATTCTGTACAACATTTACTGCTTATGTAGCTTGTCGTGCCGAACTTCGCGCCAATGCAGCAACATTAATGCGTCCCAAAGCACCAAAAATTGGCAAACGGATTTTCTTAGAACGAATTAGTTTTATTTGGAAACGAATGAACTTCACAAGCAAAGTGACTGCGAGAAATTTATTCCGCTACAAACAAAGAATGCTCATGACGGTTCTAGGAGTTGCTGGATGTACCGCATTAATTCTTACTGGTTTTGGATTACGGAATTCAATTAGTGACATCGCCAAAATGCAATATGGCCAAATTATGAAATATGATGCAGCTATTTATCAAGACATGAGCGCACCACCAGCTGCCAAAGAAACCTTTGATGAAATAATGAATGACTCCAATATCAAAAGCAAGTTAGCTATGTCTCAAACAAATATTGAGACCGTAAAATCAGGACAATCAGCTCAAACTACATCCATTATTGTCCCTAAAAATTTGAATGAATTACCAGATTACATTGTGCTTCGCGACCGTGCCAGTCATACAACCGAAAAACTCACCGATGATGGTGCGATTATTACGGAAAAACTAGCTAAATTATTTGACGTAAAACCAGGCGATACAATTACCGTCAAAAACGCTGAAAATGACAAATTCCAAATAAAAGTCAGTGCCATTACTGAAAACTATGCAATGCACTACATTTATATGACAAAATCATATTATCAACAAGTATTTAAAGAAAAACCTACCTACAATTTAGACTTATTAATGTTAAAAGATACCTCTGAAAAAGTAGAGAGCAATTTTGCGGAAAAATTAACAGATAGTAAAGCCATTTTAAACGTTACTTTTTCCAATAATGTTAGTTCATTGTTAAATGAAACTTTGGATAGTTTGAATATTGTTATCGTGGTACTCATTACGTCTGCGGCATTACTTGCGTTTGTCGTGCTTTACAACCTGACAAATATTAATGTTTCAGAACGGATACGAGAACTTTCTACTATCAAAGTACTCGGGTTTTATCCAAAAGAAGTGACTATGTATGTCTACCGGGAAAATATTATTTTAACCTTAATGGGCATTGCGGCTGGATTTGTCCTTGGATTCTTCTTGCACCGGTTTATCATCACCACAGCAGAGGTAGATCAAATGATGTTCAGTCCGGCAATTAGTTGGACAAGCTACCTATTTTCCGGCATACTCACCCTCGTTTTTGCAACTGTTGTAATGGTTGTCATGCACATTAAACTAAAACGAATCGACATGATTGAAGCACTGAAATCAGTTGAGTGA
- a CDS encoding MarR family winged helix-turn-helix transcriptional regulator encodes MERQKVKQLIKSYQQTYIFAMNQIHQAISEISASTVDLSIEQFFVLREIATYDGISATELAATLAVNKSAITPKLKKLEEKGYIRRERNQQDKRAVVLTISEKGNNVYEECEKQLELLVNEWLEILGEKDSEQFFELFQKITKSVVEPRQ; translated from the coding sequence TTGGAAAGACAAAAAGTAAAACAACTGATAAAAAGTTACCAACAAACATACATATTTGCGATGAATCAAATACATCAAGCTATTTCAGAAATTTCAGCAAGTACTGTAGACCTTTCCATTGAGCAGTTTTTTGTTTTGCGTGAGATTGCTACCTATGATGGTATTAGCGCAACAGAACTAGCAGCCACTTTAGCAGTAAATAAGAGCGCTATTACACCTAAACTGAAAAAATTAGAAGAAAAAGGCTACATTAGACGAGAACGAAACCAACAAGATAAACGCGCCGTAGTTTTAACTATCTCAGAAAAAGGGAATAACGTTTACGAAGAATGCGAAAAACAATTAGAGTTACTCGTGAATGAATGGCTCGAAATACTAGGGGAAAAGGACAGCGAACAATTTTTTGAATTATTTCAAAAGATTACCAAGTCGGTTGTTGAGCCTAGACAATAA
- a CDS encoding uracil-DNA glycosylase — translation MIKLGNDWDELLKDEFNQPYYLTLRQFLKKEYQTKKVFPDMYDIFNALKYTACKDVKVVILGQDPYHGPGQAHGLSFSVQQGVQIPPSLQNIYLELHNDLNCEIPNNGYLIRWADQGVLLLNTVLTVRAGQANSHRGQGWEILTNRIIEIINQKEEPVVFLLWGNNAKEKLQLLTNPKHTAFTSVHPSPLSASRGFMGCKHFSKTNQFLEQNGVKPIDWQIPSI, via the coding sequence ATGATAAAACTCGGAAATGACTGGGATGAGTTACTAAAAGATGAGTTTAACCAACCGTATTATTTAACCCTTCGCCAGTTCCTAAAAAAAGAATACCAAACGAAAAAAGTATTTCCGGATATGTACGACATTTTCAATGCGTTAAAATATACCGCTTGTAAGGATGTCAAAGTGGTAATACTCGGTCAAGACCCATATCATGGACCAGGTCAAGCACACGGGCTCTCATTTTCCGTTCAACAAGGAGTGCAGATTCCACCATCACTGCAGAATATTTATTTGGAATTACATAACGACTTGAATTGTGAGATTCCAAACAATGGTTATTTGATACGGTGGGCAGATCAAGGAGTGCTACTATTAAATACGGTTCTAACTGTTCGCGCCGGTCAAGCCAACTCACACCGAGGACAAGGCTGGGAAATACTAACAAACCGCATTATTGAAATCATTAACCAAAAAGAAGAGCCCGTAGTCTTTTTACTATGGGGAAACAATGCGAAAGAAAAGTTGCAATTGTTAACAAATCCGAAACATACTGCGTTTACATCCGTACATCCCAGTCCACTCTCAGCATCGCGCGGTTTTATGGGATGCAAACATTTTTCTAAGACGAATCAATTTTTAGAACAAAATGGTGTAAAACCAATTGATTGGCAAATTCCTTCTATATAA